One part of the Mycobacterium marinum genome encodes these proteins:
- a CDS encoding mannan-binding family protein, whose amino-acid sequence MPITRLLTTLTLVIAAATSGFVSPPTARASASSFCGELGGDWDGQYCHTSVVSEHKAVRDIKVAVPADLIDDATAGPVVRDYLRTLVTNWKSVGAQMVADSFGEENYQVFRHGSMLSAVFHEDYHADGPKPNNAYRTFTFDTGGGRRVQLADLTTSNPLTAIPPLGQPYIQAALDAAAPPHDPGTYPFVADRWTPDKVYSGGYRAWALTPDELVLYLPDYPVGHDEPIDFTPGAAQWSMDGGAVVAHIPLSALGPVLRG is encoded by the coding sequence ATGCCGATCACACGATTGCTCACGACACTGACGCTGGTCATAGCGGCAGCAACCTCGGGGTTCGTCAGCCCGCCAACGGCGCGGGCATCAGCTTCGTCGTTCTGCGGGGAGCTCGGTGGGGACTGGGACGGCCAGTACTGCCATACCTCGGTGGTCTCCGAACACAAAGCGGTCCGCGATATCAAAGTGGCGGTGCCCGCTGACCTCATCGACGATGCGACGGCAGGTCCGGTGGTCCGCGACTATCTGCGCACCCTGGTCACCAACTGGAAATCTGTGGGCGCACAGATGGTCGCGGACAGCTTCGGCGAGGAGAACTACCAGGTGTTCCGGCACGGCAGCATGCTCAGCGCCGTGTTCCACGAGGATTACCACGCCGACGGCCCCAAGCCCAACAACGCCTATCGCACGTTCACCTTCGACACGGGGGGCGGGAGGCGAGTGCAGCTGGCGGACCTGACGACCTCGAATCCGCTTACCGCAATTCCCCCGCTGGGCCAGCCCTACATCCAGGCAGCACTCGATGCGGCCGCGCCACCGCACGACCCGGGAACCTACCCATTCGTCGCCGACCGTTGGACACCCGACAAGGTCTATTCCGGCGGCTACCGGGCTTGGGCACTAACCCCAGACGAATTGGTTCTCTACCTGCCCGACTACCCGGTGGGTCACGACGAGCCGATCGACTTCACGCCCGGGGCCGCGCAATGGTCCATGGACGGAGGAGCCGTCGTAGCGCACATCCCGCTCTCGGCACTGGGTCCCGTACTGCGCGGCTGA
- a CDS encoding MlaD family protein, whose translation MITPIANAVVRVVRAGHRQQTWLSVAGLVLTLVVSAAYLVVGALRLTPFASSYRVTVSLPESGGLLPNQDVALRGVRIGRIESLHLTESGVDAIASITSQVKIPASSAVHVSALSPAGEQFLDFEPESDTGPYLSEGAGIGVDQARVPVSLAQLLGDANGLLAQIDPHQVELIKKELSLSQAGPKKLAAIVDGGTFLLSTLDSVLPETTSIIRTSRVVLNLIADKNAGLAATAVALDRTLAGVARMQGGYRSLTERTPHTLAAIDHLFADNSDTMVQLLGSMATAAQLLYLRVPALNALFPDYRGSVLDALASAFHDHGVWATAELYPRYTCDYGTPSYLPSAAGYPEPFMYTYCRDDDPAVSIRGAKNAPRPGGDDTAGPPPGADLGRRTDPTPRGRFTIPTPYGGPVLPIEPPH comes from the coding sequence GTGATCACGCCGATCGCCAATGCCGTTGTCCGCGTGGTGCGGGCGGGACATCGTCAGCAGACGTGGCTGTCAGTGGCGGGGCTGGTTCTCACCCTCGTCGTCTCGGCCGCATACTTGGTGGTCGGCGCGTTGCGGCTGACGCCGTTCGCCTCGAGCTACCGGGTTACCGTCTCGCTACCGGAATCCGGTGGCCTACTGCCCAATCAGGACGTCGCACTGCGTGGTGTGCGGATCGGACGAATCGAGTCGCTGCACCTCACCGAATCGGGTGTCGATGCCATCGCCAGCATCACGTCGCAGGTAAAGATTCCGGCGTCCAGCGCAGTTCATGTGTCGGCGCTGTCTCCGGCTGGTGAGCAGTTCCTCGATTTCGAACCCGAATCCGACACCGGGCCCTATCTAAGCGAGGGCGCAGGGATCGGAGTTGATCAGGCGAGGGTCCCGGTCAGCCTCGCGCAGTTGCTCGGTGATGCCAACGGATTGCTCGCGCAGATCGACCCGCACCAGGTCGAGCTGATCAAGAAGGAACTGAGCCTGAGCCAGGCGGGGCCGAAAAAGCTTGCCGCCATTGTTGATGGCGGCACGTTCCTGCTGTCGACGCTCGATTCGGTGTTGCCCGAAACCACCAGCATCATCAGGACCAGCCGGGTGGTGCTGAACCTGATAGCCGACAAGAATGCCGGGCTGGCCGCGACCGCCGTGGCACTGGATCGGACCCTGGCCGGCGTGGCCAGAATGCAAGGCGGGTATCGGAGCCTCACCGAGCGGACACCGCACACCCTGGCGGCCATCGACCACTTGTTCGCCGACAACTCCGACACGATGGTGCAGTTACTGGGCAGCATGGCTACCGCCGCGCAGCTGCTCTACCTGCGGGTACCGGCGCTCAACGCGCTGTTCCCCGACTATCGAGGATCGGTGCTGGACGCTCTGGCAAGCGCGTTCCACGACCACGGCGTCTGGGCGACGGCCGAACTCTATCCGCGCTACACCTGCGACTACGGCACCCCGTCGTATCTGCCTTCGGCGGCCGGCTATCCCGAACCGTTCATGTACACCTACTGCCGCGACGACGACCCCGCGGTCTCGATTCGAGGAGCCAAGAACGCGCCGCGTCCGGGCGGTGACGATACTGCCGGACCACCGCCTGGGGCAGATCTGGGCCGGCGAACCGATCCAACGCCGCGGGGCCGCTTCACCATTCCCACCCCCTACGGGGGGCCGGTGCTGCCGATCGAACCGCCTCACTGA
- a CDS encoding L,D-transpeptidase, producing the protein MAPLSRRRSWLAAILIPVAVLTVACGGSSATPTATKVIENKGTPFADLLVPKLTASVTDGAVGVTVDAPVTVSVSDGVLAAVTMVNESGKSISGKLSSDGLHWSTDEPLGYNRRYTLNAKALGLGGAATRQMTFQTSSPAHLTMPYVSPADGEVVGVGEPVAIRFDENIANRLAAEKAIKITTKPAVEGAFYWLNNREVRWRPEHFWKSGTSVDVAVNTYGVDLGEGMFGEDNVKTHFTIGDEVIATADDNTKMLTIRVNGEVVKTMPTSMGKDSTPTANGIYIVGARFKHIIMDSSTYGVPVNSPNGYRTDVNWATQLSYSGVYVHSAPWSVGAQGHTNTSHGCLNVSPSNAEWFYDHIKTGDVVEVVNTVGGTLPGTEGLGDWNIPWEQWRAGNANA; encoded by the coding sequence ATGGCGCCTTTGAGCAGACGTCGATCGTGGCTGGCTGCGATCCTGATCCCGGTTGCTGTGCTGACCGTCGCCTGCGGCGGCAGCAGTGCTACCCCCACCGCGACCAAGGTGATCGAGAACAAGGGCACCCCGTTTGCCGACCTGTTGGTGCCCAAGCTCACCGCATCGGTGACCGACGGGGCCGTCGGGGTCACCGTGGACGCACCGGTCACCGTGAGCGTCTCCGACGGTGTGTTGGCCGCGGTCACCATGGTCAACGAGAGCGGCAAGTCCATCAGCGGGAAACTCAGCTCCGACGGACTGCACTGGTCGACTGACGAGCCGCTCGGATATAACCGGCGCTATACGCTCAACGCCAAGGCGCTTGGCCTGGGCGGTGCCGCGACCCGCCAGATGACGTTCCAGACCAGTTCGCCGGCCCATCTGACGATGCCGTACGTGAGTCCCGCCGACGGTGAGGTTGTCGGCGTCGGTGAGCCGGTCGCGATCCGGTTCGACGAGAACATCGCCAACCGCCTGGCTGCCGAGAAGGCCATCAAGATCACCACCAAACCGGCCGTCGAGGGCGCCTTCTACTGGCTCAACAACCGCGAGGTGCGTTGGCGCCCAGAGCACTTCTGGAAGTCGGGGACCAGCGTTGATGTCGCGGTGAACACCTACGGTGTCGATCTGGGCGAGGGCATGTTCGGCGAGGACAACGTCAAGACGCACTTCACCATCGGCGACGAGGTGATTGCGACCGCCGACGACAACACGAAGATGCTGACCATCCGGGTCAACGGCGAGGTGGTCAAGACCATGCCGACCTCGATGGGCAAGGACAGCACCCCGACCGCCAACGGCATCTACATCGTGGGCGCGCGGTTCAAGCACATCATCATGGACTCTTCGACCTACGGCGTACCGGTCAACTCACCCAATGGGTACCGCACCGATGTCAATTGGGCCACGCAGCTGTCCTATAGCGGTGTCTATGTGCACTCCGCGCCGTGGTCGGTCGGTGCCCAGGGCCACACGAACACCAGCCACGGGTGTCTGAATGTGAGCCCCAGCAACGCGGAGTGGTTCTATGACCACATCAAGACCGGCGACGTCGTCGAGGTCGTCAACACCGTGGGAGGCACGCTGCCCGGCACCGAGGGGCTTGGCGACTGGAACATTCCCTGGGAGCAGTGGCGCGCCGGCAACGCCAACGCGTAA
- a CDS encoding tetratricopeptide repeat protein — MIVVATTEKDDETQSEEPAASSEDDQDTEDTSQTPDIEVDSVEHAEAESADDDEDNTLLAGKREKAARPSSSWVQYLRRGAMPLLLAGALALSAFLGWQQWQQHQVKLAGQQAQQAAIAYAQVLTSIDSNNVDQNFRQVLDGATGEFKDMYTQSSVQLRQLLIDNKASAHGVVVDSAVASETVNKVVVLVFVDQTVTNMAVPDPRIDRSRIKMTMEKVDGRWLASKVQLL; from the coding sequence ATGATTGTGGTCGCTACCACGGAGAAAGACGACGAAACCCAGTCCGAGGAACCCGCTGCCTCGTCGGAGGACGACCAAGACACCGAAGACACCTCACAGACCCCAGACATCGAAGTCGACTCGGTTGAGCACGCCGAGGCCGAGTCCGCGGACGACGACGAGGACAACACGCTGCTGGCGGGCAAGCGCGAAAAGGCGGCGCGCCCAAGCAGTTCCTGGGTGCAGTATCTACGGCGCGGCGCAATGCCGCTGTTGCTCGCTGGTGCGCTGGCGCTTTCGGCATTCCTGGGCTGGCAGCAATGGCAGCAGCACCAGGTGAAGCTGGCGGGCCAGCAGGCTCAACAGGCCGCCATCGCCTACGCCCAAGTGCTGACCAGCATTGATTCCAACAACGTCGACCAGAACTTCCGTCAGGTGCTCGACGGGGCGACCGGCGAATTCAAGGACATGTATACGCAGTCCAGCGTTCAGCTGCGCCAGTTGCTGATCGACAACAAGGCCAGTGCCCATGGCGTCGTGGTGGATTCCGCAGTTGCCTCCGAAACCGTGAACAAGGTCGTCGTGCTGGTCTTTGTCGACCAAACCGTGACCAACATGGCGGTACCGGACCCGCGCATCGATCGCAGCCGGATCAAGATGACCATGGAAAAGGTCGACGGACGCTGGCTGGCCAGCAAAGTCCAGCTGCTCTAA